A single window of Granulicella mallensis MP5ACTX8 DNA harbors:
- a CDS encoding LacI family DNA-binding transcriptional regulator has translation MKRSQSTPKSEAARKIDIRGVAAKARVSIATVSRTINHVPTVDPVLAARVWSAVAELNYFPNTQARALVSGKSKLLGLIVSEITNPFFPELIQEFEQVAVERGYEILIGSTNYEKKTIEQCARRMLERKVDGVAVMTFGIEEVLFERFAVDNIPVVFIDAAPSRPLSSVLAVDYRTGIYEGVQHLAVLGHRKIGFITGPLRLRSAEARKAAFLDCLRSTGLKADPAWIIEGDHTLDGGRDAMQKILALPQWPTAIMCSNDMTAIGVQHALFEAKLKVPDDFSLVGFDDIHLAEYTIPPLTTVRMSCKDLALRAVNDLLSHLQDSPAKPEAPSKIITRLIVRQTTGLPKDALADLPGKSTRKKSRE, from the coding sequence ATGAAACGTTCTCAAAGTACCCCTAAGAGCGAAGCTGCCCGCAAGATCGACATTCGCGGTGTCGCCGCCAAGGCTCGTGTCTCCATTGCCACGGTCTCGCGCACCATCAACCATGTACCCACGGTTGACCCGGTCCTCGCAGCCCGCGTCTGGAGCGCCGTCGCGGAGCTTAACTACTTCCCTAATACTCAGGCGCGCGCGCTGGTTTCAGGCAAGAGCAAGCTACTGGGACTGATCGTCTCGGAGATCACCAACCCCTTCTTCCCTGAACTCATCCAGGAGTTCGAGCAGGTCGCCGTAGAGCGGGGTTACGAGATCCTGATCGGGTCGACGAACTACGAGAAGAAGACGATCGAGCAGTGCGCGCGACGGATGCTTGAGCGCAAGGTAGATGGCGTAGCCGTCATGACCTTTGGCATCGAGGAGGTTCTCTTCGAGCGTTTTGCCGTCGATAACATCCCGGTCGTATTCATCGACGCCGCGCCTTCACGGCCGCTGAGCAGCGTGCTGGCGGTCGACTACCGCACCGGCATCTATGAAGGCGTACAGCATCTCGCCGTCCTCGGCCATCGCAAGATCGGCTTCATCACGGGACCGCTTCGGCTGCGCTCGGCGGAGGCTCGCAAGGCGGCCTTCCTCGATTGCCTGCGCTCCACAGGACTCAAGGCCGACCCGGCATGGATCATTGAGGGAGATCACACGCTGGACGGCGGACGGGATGCGATGCAGAAGATCCTCGCCCTGCCACAGTGGCCTACAGCCATCATGTGCTCCAACGACATGACGGCTATCGGTGTGCAGCATGCTCTCTTCGAAGCGAAGCTGAAGGTGCCTGATGATTTTTCATTGGTTGGCTTCGACGATATTCATCTGGCCGAATATACGATTCCACCGCTTACGACGGTACGGATGTCCTGCAAGGATCTCGCACTGAGAGCCGTCAACGATCTCTTGTCGCACTTACAGGATTCGCCGGCCAAGCCAGAAGCACCCAGCAAGATCATTACGAGATTGATTGTGCGGCAGACTACTGGATTACCGAAGGATGCGCTGGCGGATCTTCCAGGGAAAAGTACGCGGAAGAAGAGTCGAGAGTAG
- a CDS encoding arabinan endo-1,5-alpha-L-arabinosidase — protein MNRTLGTLIVFASASLALQGALAQEKGSAPQALTLSGEYAGTHDPSIAVDHGKYYVFATGAVRPPRVESAPPAPPVPGTARPSTAQLPQLAIRCSPDLKVWKRCGAIFPSIPIWIQQMSPETQELWAPDVSYFDGLYHLYYAFSAFGKNTSGIALATNETLDPSSPKYTWVDRGLVLRSLATDDFNAIDPNLILDSKGEAYLSFGSFWTGIKMRHLDRHTGLLSKTDEKLYSLASRRPGSLAQPRNPNLPPDTEAIEAPFVFQHGGYYYLFVSWDLCCRGLKSTYRTMVGRSTSVTGPYVDRDGKPMLEGGGSPLLQANGQWLGPGGESLLHLDHEDLIVFHAYSATDGHPALHISTLGWKDGWPEAALEGDSAK, from the coding sequence ATGAACAGAACTCTTGGTACCTTGATCGTTTTTGCGAGCGCCTCGCTTGCACTGCAGGGAGCACTCGCACAAGAGAAGGGGAGTGCTCCGCAGGCACTGACTCTTTCGGGGGAGTACGCGGGAACGCATGATCCCTCCATCGCCGTCGACCATGGAAAGTACTATGTCTTTGCGACGGGCGCGGTGCGGCCACCTCGTGTCGAGAGCGCTCCTCCGGCACCGCCGGTTCCTGGAACTGCACGCCCTTCGACAGCCCAGTTGCCGCAACTAGCGATTCGTTGCTCGCCCGACCTCAAGGTCTGGAAGCGATGTGGCGCGATCTTTCCTTCGATCCCCATATGGATTCAGCAGATGAGTCCGGAGACGCAGGAGCTGTGGGCTCCTGACGTCTCTTACTTCGATGGCCTGTACCACCTCTACTACGCGTTTTCGGCCTTCGGAAAAAACACCTCCGGCATTGCGCTGGCAACCAATGAAACGCTTGATCCCTCAAGCCCTAAGTACACGTGGGTAGACCGTGGACTGGTACTCCGTTCGCTCGCGACGGACGACTTCAACGCTATCGATCCCAATCTCATTCTCGATAGCAAGGGCGAGGCATATCTCTCGTTCGGCAGCTTCTGGACCGGCATAAAGATGCGCCACCTGGATCGCCATACCGGACTGCTCTCAAAGACAGATGAGAAGCTCTACTCGTTGGCTTCGCGCAGGCCAGGATCTCTGGCTCAACCCCGTAACCCCAATCTCCCCCCTGACACGGAAGCGATCGAAGCACCGTTTGTCTTTCAGCACGGAGGGTATTATTACCTCTTCGTCTCCTGGGACCTATGCTGCCGAGGCCTGAAGAGCACCTACCGCACGATGGTCGGCCGGTCTACCTCTGTCACTGGACCGTATGTGGATCGCGATGGAAAGCCGATGCTGGAGGGCGGAGGATCGCCGCTATTGCAGGCTAACGGACAATGGCTTGGACCAGGGGGTGAGTCTCTGCTGCATCTCGATCATGAAGACCTAATCGTCTTTCACGCTTACAGCGCGACGGATGGCCATCCCGCCTTGCATATCTCGACCCTGGGTTGGAAAGACGGCTGGCCCGAAGCGGCGTTAGAAGGAGATAGCGCGAAGTAG
- a CDS encoding ribulokinase, with the protein MPIVAGVDFGTLSVRVTLLDSQRGRLGTASASYPLHRHKDDPDFATQSHDDQMKALVQATREVLAQTGVAADDVVALALDTTGSSVIPVDAQMQPLDEYLLWCDHRAHKEAQQITELAHAEHLEAIEWCGGVYSHEWGFAKLLYWLRNNPEKRSRFASAFEHCDMVAATLIGITDPALAPRSVCAMGHKWMWNPRWGGLPPQEFLSKLDPLFDGVRARLEGNYRTSDAVAGSLSEYWASQMGLRAGIPIPVGAFDAHWDAIGAGCREGDVVNVVGTSTCIIAMSRETRLVPGVCGVVPGSVHPAYSGIEAGLSATGDIFEAIARRAGTDVRTLSQGLEEYKAGQTGLLRLSWDNGDRTVLVNPELGGITLGWNLIHTAKDELFAAIEGTAFHTRIILERMAEYGIPVNRVINAGGIPQNNAVLNQVYADVLGKPVLVPNGVPTSLGSGIFALVAAGVFASIEEAQEKMCLLFKVYEPEPVATARYNELFRLYREVYFAFGQRGSVSDTLADVLPELRKIAAQVREPKA; encoded by the coding sequence ATGCCGATTGTCGCAGGGGTGGATTTTGGAACGCTGAGTGTTCGCGTTACGTTGCTGGACAGCCAGCGGGGAAGGCTGGGAACGGCCTCCGCGAGCTACCCTCTGCATCGCCACAAGGACGACCCCGACTTTGCCACGCAATCGCATGACGACCAGATGAAGGCCCTCGTGCAGGCTACGCGCGAGGTGCTGGCACAGACGGGTGTTGCGGCTGACGATGTCGTCGCACTGGCGCTCGACACCACCGGATCGAGCGTGATCCCGGTCGATGCGCAGATGCAACCGCTGGATGAGTATCTGCTCTGGTGCGACCATCGCGCTCACAAAGAGGCGCAGCAGATTACCGAACTCGCGCATGCCGAGCATCTGGAGGCCATCGAGTGGTGTGGTGGCGTCTACTCGCATGAGTGGGGATTTGCGAAGCTGCTCTACTGGCTCCGCAATAATCCTGAGAAGCGTTCTCGCTTCGCCTCGGCCTTTGAGCACTGCGACATGGTGGCGGCCACACTGATCGGTATTACAGATCCCGCACTTGCGCCGCGCAGTGTCTGCGCCATGGGGCACAAGTGGATGTGGAATCCGCGTTGGGGCGGTCTCCCTCCGCAGGAATTTCTTTCAAAGCTCGACCCGCTCTTTGACGGCGTTCGTGCCAGGTTGGAAGGGAACTATCGCACCTCCGATGCTGTAGCGGGCTCCTTGAGCGAGTACTGGGCCAGCCAGATGGGCCTGCGCGCCGGAATCCCCATTCCTGTGGGGGCGTTCGATGCGCACTGGGATGCGATCGGTGCTGGGTGCCGTGAAGGCGATGTCGTGAACGTTGTCGGTACGTCCACCTGCATCATCGCCATGAGCCGCGAGACACGGCTGGTGCCGGGTGTCTGCGGCGTGGTTCCAGGAAGTGTTCATCCGGCCTACAGCGGGATTGAGGCCGGTCTCTCCGCAACCGGCGATATCTTCGAGGCGATTGCGCGGCGCGCTGGAACAGACGTTCGCACGCTGTCCCAGGGGCTCGAAGAGTACAAGGCGGGCCAGACGGGCCTGCTGCGGCTGAGCTGGGACAACGGCGACCGCACGGTGCTTGTCAATCCTGAGCTGGGCGGCATCACGCTGGGGTGGAACCTGATTCACACGGCGAAGGATGAGCTCTTTGCGGCGATTGAAGGAACAGCGTTTCATACGCGCATCATCCTTGAGCGGATGGCCGAGTATGGCATCCCCGTGAACCGCGTCATCAACGCCGGCGGCATTCCTCAGAACAATGCCGTACTGAATCAAGTCTACGCAGACGTGCTTGGCAAACCGGTACTGGTCCCGAATGGGGTACCGACCAGCCTGGGGTCGGGAATCTTTGCGCTGGTAGCGGCCGGGGTCTTTGCCTCCATCGAAGAAGCCCAGGAAAAGATGTGCCTGCTGTTCAAAGTCTACGAACCGGAACCTGTTGCGACAGCCCGCTACAACGAACTGTTCCGGCTCTACCGTGAGGTGTACTTCGCCTTCGGGCAACGCGGAAGTGTCTCCGATACTTTGGCTGACGTGCTGCCTGAGCTGCGCAAAATCGCCGCCCAGGTAAGGGAACCCAAGGCGTAG